One genomic region from Rothia dentocariosa ATCC 17931 encodes:
- the hemG gene encoding protoporphyrinogen oxidase, which yields MNMVHQHKNHHAPSAIVVGGGISGLLAARRLTDAGVNVTVLDQNDYLGGALGAHKVAGLVLDSGAESYATRTPTVTNLVKELGLDDQIVHPNSHGSWLYLPQGARKTPSTGIMGIPGDLSDKSLAGVLGKSGLRRARMDKVLPASVGANAKTLGELVRARMGKKVLDNLVAPVVSGVYSTHPDMLDIDAVIPGLREGLKKHKSLAAASAAIRAQAPAGSQVAGLSGGMHLLIEQLIEKMPAPVRYIPECGVIAVDRDPITNEWVVIRRRSDGEKAASVGADYLVIATDGSTAARLLGPHIKGSSLPNIDPGPEVALVTLVVDQPALNSNPRGTGLLVSEAVTNVRAKALTHATAKWAWVAEEAGKNRHVVRLSYGRGGEQSTFSDVSLDEDQLITLALRDASKLLDVPITAQNLVDADVVRWNGVLPLSTPGYRERVQLFRERAAELDTVCTVGSWAAGSGLAAVVRDTQEQLDQFIAHITQKRASK from the coding sequence ATGAATATGGTACATCAGCACAAGAATCATCATGCACCAAGCGCCATCGTAGTCGGCGGCGGCATTTCTGGGTTGTTGGCGGCGCGTCGTCTGACCGATGCCGGAGTGAACGTGACCGTCCTAGACCAGAACGATTATCTGGGGGGCGCCCTCGGCGCGCATAAGGTCGCCGGTTTGGTGCTGGATTCCGGTGCGGAATCCTATGCGACCCGAACCCCAACCGTGACAAACCTCGTCAAAGAGCTTGGTTTAGACGACCAGATTGTGCATCCCAACTCCCACGGTTCATGGTTGTATCTGCCTCAGGGTGCCCGAAAGACTCCGAGCACTGGAATTATGGGCATTCCCGGCGATCTTTCTGATAAATCTTTGGCTGGTGTGCTCGGTAAAAGCGGTCTGCGCCGCGCTCGCATGGATAAGGTGCTGCCTGCTTCGGTTGGAGCAAACGCAAAGACGCTGGGCGAACTGGTACGTGCCCGTATGGGTAAAAAAGTACTCGATAATCTGGTTGCGCCCGTGGTCTCCGGGGTGTACTCGACCCACCCGGATATGCTCGATATTGATGCCGTTATCCCCGGCTTACGCGAAGGGCTGAAAAAGCATAAGTCCCTAGCTGCCGCCTCCGCCGCGATACGCGCTCAAGCACCCGCAGGTTCGCAAGTCGCTGGACTTTCTGGGGGCATGCACTTGCTGATCGAACAGCTTATCGAGAAGATGCCCGCACCCGTGCGGTACATTCCCGAATGCGGCGTGATTGCGGTGGACCGTGACCCCATCACCAATGAATGGGTGGTAATTCGCCGCCGCAGCGACGGCGAAAAAGCCGCCTCGGTGGGCGCCGATTATTTGGTGATTGCTACCGATGGTTCCACCGCTGCGCGTCTGCTCGGACCGCATATTAAGGGAAGTTCTCTGCCTAATATTGACCCCGGCCCCGAGGTTGCTCTCGTAACGCTCGTTGTCGATCAGCCCGCGCTTAACTCGAACCCGCGTGGTACGGGTCTGCTGGTTTCCGAAGCTGTGACGAATGTGCGCGCCAAAGCGCTCACCCATGCTACCGCTAAATGGGCGTGGGTCGCTGAAGAGGCGGGTAAGAACCGCCACGTGGTGCGGCTTTCCTACGGCCGCGGGGGAGAACAGAGTACCTTCTCTGACGTTTCTCTTGACGAAGACCAACTGATCACTCTCGCCTTGCGCGACGCCTCGAAACTGCTCGATGTGCCCATTACTGCCCAAAATCTGGTGGATGCGGATGTGGTTCGCTGGAACGGCGTGCTGCCTCTCTCAACGCCCGGATACCGCGAGCGTGTGCAGCTTTTCCGTGAACGCGCGGCAGAACTCGATACCGTCTGCACGGTTGGTTCGTGGGCCGCAGGGTCCGGACTCGCCGCCGTGGTGCGCGATACCCAGGAGCAGCTGGATCAATTCATCGCACACATAACACAAAAACGCGCCTCGAAGTGA
- the hemE gene encoding uroporphyrinogen decarboxylase, whose amino-acid sequence MTETQQPQRAANGADSQQSRSTVGAHPRDRQRDLLTEAQLSRLDASHPLRAAQTADSPMLQALTGRASEHRPVWFMRQAGRSLPEYRKAREGIPMLDACLTPELAAEITVQPVRRHKVDAGIFFSDIVIPMKLAGVNVDIVPGRGPVLEHPVRTLDEVRALPELTDAALDPIRESVAATVEMLGSTPLIGFAGAPFTVAAYMVEGGPSRDHLRPRTMMHADPVAWRELAQWAARTAGQFLRAQIEAGASAVQLFDSWAGSLGEADYRRYVQEHSAAALGMVEEFGVPRIHFGTGTAELLPAMHEAGADVIGVDYRLPLDEANRRLNGAVPLQGNIDPALLAAGRETLYAHADEVLAAGASAPAHIVNLGHGVPPTTDPQVLTDLVTYLHERTRRP is encoded by the coding sequence ATGACCGAAACCCAGCAGCCCCAGCGAGCCGCCAATGGTGCAGATTCTCAACAGTCGCGCTCTACAGTGGGTGCTCACCCGAGAGATCGTCAGCGTGATTTGCTGACCGAGGCGCAGCTGTCGCGCCTGGATGCATCCCATCCTCTGCGTGCCGCTCAAACCGCCGATTCGCCGATGCTGCAGGCGCTCACCGGGCGCGCATCTGAGCATCGTCCGGTCTGGTTTATGCGCCAAGCGGGGCGTTCCCTGCCCGAGTATCGCAAGGCGCGCGAGGGAATTCCCATGCTGGACGCCTGTTTGACACCCGAACTTGCCGCCGAGATTACCGTGCAGCCGGTGCGCCGTCACAAAGTCGATGCTGGTATTTTCTTCTCGGATATCGTTATCCCCATGAAACTCGCGGGCGTGAATGTCGATATTGTGCCCGGCCGCGGTCCCGTACTCGAACATCCCGTGCGCACGCTTGATGAAGTGCGCGCCCTGCCCGAACTGACCGATGCGGCACTTGACCCTATTCGTGAGTCAGTCGCGGCAACCGTCGAAATGCTCGGTTCCACCCCTCTTATTGGTTTTGCGGGTGCACCGTTCACCGTTGCCGCCTATATGGTTGAGGGCGGCCCCTCCCGCGATCACCTGCGCCCCCGCACTATGATGCACGCTGATCCCGTTGCCTGGCGCGAGTTGGCACAGTGGGCCGCGCGCACCGCCGGGCAGTTTTTGCGGGCACAGATTGAGGCGGGCGCATCCGCCGTGCAGCTCTTCGACTCCTGGGCGGGCTCGTTGGGCGAAGCTGACTACCGCCGGTACGTGCAGGAACACTCCGCCGCCGCCCTGGGTATGGTTGAGGAATTTGGGGTGCCGCGCATTCACTTTGGTACCGGAACCGCCGAGCTGCTGCCCGCCATGCATGAGGCCGGTGCCGACGTGATTGGGGTGGACTACCGCCTGCCCCTTGATGAGGCGAACCGCAGGCTCAACGGCGCGGTGCCGCTTCAGGGGAATATCGATCCCGCGCTTTTAGCTGCTGGGCGTGAGACTCTATATGCTCACGCGGATGAGGTACTCGCCGCCGGGGCGAGCGCACCCGCCCATATCGTGAACCTGGGGCACGGGGTGCCGCCCACAACGGACCCGCAGGTGCTCACCGATCTAGTGACATATCTTCACGAACGCACCCGACGCCCATAA
- a CDS encoding glutamyl-tRNA reductase translates to MATYSFVASHRIIDLTTVALLSNGAAGIPELFRTETAQNLGVTGTIVLATCNRLEIYVQLSVAEHLGPVSDMLYAEIAQKSELDAELIADSFEIYENLEAAKHLFTVASGLESAVVGEREIAGQVRRALAYAQEEGTVPGELVQLFEHAAHTARQVGQHTTIGSQGRSIVSVALDLADAVAEKDWKTRRALVFGTGAYAGATIAALRERGCEDIWVNSRSGRAPEFAAKRDVRAVPKGETYKAMEQADVIVGCSGGSDPLSPAEIPPGHHTILDLALSRDFDPAIADLPQVELITLESVRLAAPEETEEAVATAERIVESETQAFAARQKTRNIDSAIVALRSHTMEVLDEELDKVRSQFGCTAATEQLELAMRRMVKSLLHTPTIRAKQLATQGRTSDYIAALETLYGITIDDR, encoded by the coding sequence GTGGCTACGTACTCATTTGTTGCATCACACAGGATCATCGATCTCACCACCGTCGCTCTACTGAGCAACGGTGCAGCTGGCATACCCGAGCTTTTTCGTACCGAAACCGCGCAAAACTTGGGCGTTACCGGCACTATTGTGCTGGCAACCTGCAACCGCCTCGAAATTTATGTGCAGCTCTCGGTGGCCGAGCATTTAGGCCCCGTTAGCGATATGCTCTACGCCGAGATTGCGCAAAAATCTGAACTCGATGCAGAACTTATTGCAGACAGTTTTGAAATCTATGAAAACCTTGAGGCCGCCAAACATCTCTTTACAGTGGCATCCGGGTTAGAGTCCGCCGTGGTCGGCGAGCGCGAAATCGCCGGGCAAGTGCGCCGTGCGCTTGCCTATGCCCAAGAAGAAGGGACGGTTCCCGGGGAGCTTGTACAGCTTTTCGAGCATGCGGCGCACACCGCTCGTCAGGTTGGGCAACACACCACTATCGGGTCACAGGGGCGTTCCATCGTCTCGGTCGCCCTGGATTTGGCGGATGCAGTCGCCGAGAAAGACTGGAAAACCCGCCGTGCTCTCGTCTTTGGAACGGGTGCCTACGCGGGTGCTACTATTGCAGCCCTGCGTGAACGCGGATGCGAAGACATTTGGGTTAACTCCCGTTCGGGCCGCGCCCCGGAGTTTGCCGCAAAACGCGATGTTCGCGCGGTTCCCAAAGGTGAAACGTATAAGGCCATGGAACAGGCGGATGTGATTGTTGGCTGCTCGGGCGGGTCTGACCCGCTCTCCCCCGCCGAAATTCCACCGGGGCATCATACAATCCTTGACTTAGCGCTCTCCCGAGATTTTGATCCCGCTATTGCGGATCTGCCGCAGGTGGAGCTTATTACCTTAGAGTCCGTGCGTTTGGCCGCCCCCGAAGAAACTGAGGAGGCGGTCGCTACCGCCGAGCGCATCGTCGAGTCTGAAACGCAGGCCTTTGCTGCACGGCAAAAGACCCGCAATATTGATTCGGCAATCGTGGCGCTTCGCTCTCATACTATGGAGGTGCTGGATGAAGAACTCGATAAGGTACGCAGCCAATTCGGTTGTACCGCCGCCACCGAGCAGCTCGAACTCGCAATGCGCCGCATGGTGAAGTCCCTTCTGCACACCCCCACGATACGCGCGAAACAGCTCGCAACCCAGGGGCGGACCTCCGACTACATTGCGGCACTCGAAACGCTCTACGGAATCACCATCGACGACCGCTAA
- a CDS encoding DUF3107 domain-containing protein, translating to MEIKIGIRHISREVTLETKESVETIRTKVADAITNGSLLEITDDKGATTLVPGEQIGYVELGSEEKRRVGFGVGA from the coding sequence ATGGAAATCAAAATTGGCATTCGTCACATTAGCCGCGAAGTTACGCTCGAAACCAAGGAAAGCGTCGAGACTATCCGCACCAAGGTAGCCGACGCCATTACGAACGGTTCCCTCCTTGAGATCACCGACGATAAGGGAGCAACCACCCTCGTACCCGGTGAGCAGATCGGTTATGTTGAACTCGGCTCTGAAGAGAAGCGCCGCGTTGGGTTCGGTGTCGGCGCCTAA
- a CDS encoding DEAD/DEAH box helicase has translation MTDAQNATTDEAQPSSVPQSSPKSFADFGVRQDISDALAAVGIVSPFPIQEMTLPVALAGHDIIGQAKTGTGKTLGFGLPTIQRVVGRDDDQWGSLQKPGAPQALILVPTRELAIQVGNDLAVASKLRNARVATLYGGVPYEPQVEQLTKGLEVVVGTPGRLIDLYQHGALTLTQVKTVVLDEADEMLDLGFLPSVEKIMGYLPTDRQTMLFSATMPGPVITMARKYMTKPMHISAADPEDHAKTKASIRQVVYRVHHMDKDEMLGRILRAHGRGRTVIFTKTKRDAARVADELIARGFAAAPLHGDLNQGAREQALRAFRNGKVDILVATDVAARGIDVEDVTHVINHRVPEDEKTYLHRTGRTGRAGHEGTAVTFVDWEDIARWRLINDALDLGVSDPVETYSSSEHLFYDLDIPPGTKGRLPRSEQTLEGLDAEHLDDYGDSRSSRGSSRSSRGSRSRGSKSRGSRGGSRKAKSEKRGEDSFSKDAAPKRERRPRRRTRRVEGETVETRAEKTAGKAPEKKSAKKSGSAKDSSVEKTDSQGSSRRRSRRRSGNKGKADWTTAKKAGRKKSDAASGEE, from the coding sequence ATGACCGACGCTCAAAACGCGACGACCGATGAGGCCCAGCCTTCCTCAGTACCACAGTCTTCCCCCAAGTCCTTTGCCGATTTTGGGGTCCGCCAAGATATCAGCGATGCACTCGCCGCCGTGGGCATTGTGAGCCCCTTCCCCATCCAGGAAATGACCCTGCCGGTCGCACTTGCCGGGCATGACATTATTGGGCAGGCAAAAACCGGTACCGGTAAAACCCTCGGGTTCGGTCTCCCCACGATTCAACGTGTGGTGGGCCGTGACGACGACCAGTGGGGTTCGCTGCAGAAGCCGGGGGCGCCCCAGGCGCTTATCTTGGTACCCACCCGCGAGCTTGCAATTCAGGTGGGCAACGATTTAGCGGTAGCCTCTAAACTGCGCAACGCCCGCGTGGCAACCCTGTACGGCGGTGTTCCCTACGAGCCTCAGGTTGAGCAGCTCACCAAGGGGCTGGAAGTTGTGGTCGGCACTCCCGGGCGCCTGATCGACCTGTACCAGCACGGTGCGCTCACCCTCACCCAGGTTAAGACGGTGGTGTTGGATGAGGCCGATGAGATGCTCGACCTAGGCTTTTTACCTTCCGTCGAAAAAATTATGGGATACCTGCCCACCGACCGCCAGACCATGCTGTTCTCCGCGACAATGCCTGGCCCGGTGATCACGATGGCGCGCAAATACATGACTAAGCCCATGCATATTAGCGCAGCAGACCCGGAAGATCACGCCAAGACCAAAGCCTCGATTCGTCAGGTTGTTTACCGCGTGCACCATATGGACAAGGACGAAATGCTCGGCCGTATCTTGCGTGCTCATGGACGCGGACGCACCGTGATCTTCACAAAGACCAAGCGCGATGCCGCGCGCGTTGCCGATGAGCTTATCGCGCGCGGATTCGCCGCCGCTCCCCTGCACGGCGACCTCAACCAGGGCGCTCGCGAGCAGGCTTTGCGTGCTTTCCGCAACGGCAAAGTGGATATTCTGGTGGCGACCGATGTTGCGGCCCGCGGTATCGATGTGGAAGACGTGACCCATGTGATTAACCATCGCGTGCCCGAAGACGAGAAAACCTATCTGCACCGCACAGGGCGTACCGGTCGTGCGGGCCATGAGGGTACCGCCGTAACCTTCGTGGATTGGGAGGATATTGCCCGGTGGCGCCTCATTAACGATGCGCTCGACCTAGGCGTTTCCGACCCCGTGGAAACTTATTCTTCTTCTGAGCATCTGTTCTACGATCTGGATATTCCGCCGGGCACCAAGGGCCGCCTGCCGCGTTCCGAGCAGACCCTCGAAGGTTTAGATGCGGAGCACCTTGATGATTATGGCGACTCGCGCTCTTCGCGGGGCAGTTCCCGTTCCTCTCGGGGCTCGCGTTCGCGCGGTTCTAAATCCCGCGGCTCCCGCGGCGGTTCCCGCAAGGCAAAGTCCGAAAAGCGCGGGGAGGATTCATTCTCGAAGGATGCCGCACCGAAGCGTGAACGCCGACCGCGCCGCCGCACCCGACGCGTTGAGGGTGAAACCGTTGAGACGCGCGCCGAGAAAACCGCTGGGAAAGCCCCTGAGAAAAAATCGGCTAAGAAATCCGGCTCTGCCAAGGATAGCTCGGTCGAGAAAACAGATTCTCAAGGCTCGTCGCGCCGCCGCAGTCGTCGCCGTTCCGGGAATAAGGGTAAAGCAGACTGGACCACAGCCAAGAAAGCGGGTCGAAAAAAGTCTGATGCCGCATCGGGTGAGGAGTAA